In a genomic window of Hordeum vulgare subsp. vulgare unplaced genomic scaffold, MorexV3_pseudomolecules_assembly, whole genome shotgun sequence:
- the LOC123420950 gene encoding maturase K has translation MEKFEGYSEKQKSRQQYFVYPLLFQEYIYAFAHDYGLNGSEPVEIVSWNNKKFSSLLVKRLIIRMYQQNFLDNSVNHPNQDRLLDYKIFFYSEFYSQILSEGFAIVVEIPFSLRELSCPKEKEIPKFQNLRSIHSIFPFLEDKFLHLDYLSHIEIPYPIHLEILVQLLQYRIQDVPSLHLLRFFLNYYSNWNSFITSMKSILFFQKENKRLVKFLYNSYVSEYEFFLLFLRKQSSCLPLAYSGTFLERIHFSRKMEHFGIMYPGFSRKTLWFFMDPLIHYVRYQGKAILASKGSFFLKKKWKCYLINFWQYYFFFWTQPRRIHINQLANSCFDFMGYLSSVPKSPLLVRNQMLENSFLIDTRMKKFDTIVPATLLIGYLSKAQFCTGSGHPISKPIWTDLSDWDILDRFGRICRNLFHYHSGSSKKRTLYRLKYILRLSCARTLARKHKSTVRTFMQRLGSAFLEEFFTEEEQVFSLMFTKTTLFSFSGSHTERIWYLDIIGINDLVNPLN, from the coding sequence ATGGAAAAATTCGAAGGGTATTCAGAAAAACAGAAATCTCGTCAACAATACTTTGTCTACCCACTTCTCTTTCAGGAGTATATTTATGCATTTGCTCATGATTATGGATTAAACGGTTCTGAACCTGTGGAAATAGTTAGTTGGAATAACAAGAAATTTAGTTCACTACTTGTGAAACGTTTAATTATTCGAATGTATCAGCAGAATTTTTTGGATAACTCGGTTAATCATCCTAATCAAGATCGATTATTGGATTACAAAATTTTTTTTTATTCTGAGTTTTATTCTCAGATTCTATCTGAGGGGTTTGCGATTGTTGTGGAAATCCCATTCTCGCTACGGGAATTATCTTgtccgaaagaaaaagaaataccaaaGTTTCAGAATTTACGCTCTATTCATTCAATATTTCCCTTTTTAGAAGACAAATTTTTGCATTTGGATTATCTATCACATATAGAAATACCCTATCCTATCCATTTGgaaatcttggttcaactccttcAATACCGTATCCAAGATGTTCCATCTTTGCATTTATTGCGATTCTTTCTCAACTACTATTCGAATTGGAATAGTTTTATTACTTCAATGAAATCCattcttttttttcaaaaagaaaataaaagactaGTTAAATTCCTATATAACTCTTATGTATCAGAATAtgaatttttcttgttgtttcttCGTAAACAATCTTCTTGCTTACCATTAGCATATTCTGGAACTTTTCTGGAACGAATCCACTTTTCTAGGAAGATGGAACATTTTGGGATAATGTACCCTGGTTTTTCTCGGAAAACCTTATGGTTCTTTATGGATCCTCTTATACATTATGTTCGATATCAAGGAAAGGCAATTCTTGCATCAAAAggcagtttttttttgaaaaagaaatgGAAATGCTACCTTATCAATTTCTGGCaatattatttctttttttggaCTCAGCCGCGAAGAATCCATATAAACCAATTAGCAAACTCTTGCTTCGATTTTATGGGATACCTTTCAAGTGTACCAAAAAGTCCTTTGTTGGTAAGGAATCAAATGCTGGAGAATTCATTTCTCATAGATACTCGAATGAAAAAATTCGATACCATAGTCCCCGCTACTCTCCTCATAGGATACTTATCAAAAGCTCAATTTTGTACTGGATCGGGGCATCCTATTAGTAAACCCATTTGGACGGATTTATCAGATTGGGATATTCTTGATCGATTTGGTCGGATATGTAGAAAtctttttcattatcatagtggaTCTTCGAAAAAACGGACTTTGTATCGACTAAAGTATATACTTCGACTTTCATGCGCTAGAACTTTAGCTCGTAAACATAAAAGCACGGTACGAACTTTTATGCAACGATTGGGTTcggcatttttagaagaattttttACGGAAGAAGAGCAAGTTTTTTCTTTGATGTTCACCAAAACAACTCTTTTTTCTTTCAGTGGATCACACACTGAGCGTATTTGGTATTTGGATATTATAGGTATCAATGACCTGGTCAACCCTCTTAATTAA